The Cyanobacteriota bacterium genomic sequence ATTATCCCTATGGGGATCTCGCGTCTCATGTTCTGGGTTATACAGGAGAGTTGACGGATACGGAACTGGAGGCACGGAAGAAGGATGGCTATCGCATCGGGGATGTTGTGGGCCAGATGGGTGTAGAAGCAGCTTTTGAATCACAATTACGGGGTGAATGGGGTGGGCAACAGGTCGAAGTAGATGGCACAGGCGCTGTCATCCGAATCTTGGGTCAAAAATCGGCACGGGCGGGTAATGATGTCACTCTGACACTGGATTTGGATGTGCAACGGGCAGCCGAAGCAGCATTGGGAGACCAGAAGGGTGCGATCGTCGCCATGAACCCTCAAAATGGTGCGGTGTTGGCCATGGTCAGTCGTCCTGCGTTTGATCCAAACATTTTCTCAGGTCGCATTACTAATGCTCAATGGCAAGAGATCCAGAATGAGTCGCGGTTGTTGAATCGTGCTCTGCAAGGTTTTCCGCCAGCTAGCACGTTCAAAATTGTAACCACGACGGCAGCGATCGAATCTGGAAAGTATAGTCCTGATACTGTTCTACAAACATTTCCTTACATTGTGGCTGGGGGCATTCAATTTTGGGACTGGAACCGAGCTGGATTTGGCCCCTTGGACTTTGTGGGGGCAATGGCTTGGAGCAGTGATACCTTTTTCTATCAAACCGCCATGGGAATGGGTGAAAAACCACTAATTCAATGGACAAAACGCTATGGGTTTGGTCAAAAAACTGGTATCGAGCTAGCCAATGAAGAGTACAGAGGCCTAGTTCCTGATCATGAATGGAAGCGTCGAGAGCTGAACGAGGGATGGTTCCAGGGAGACACTATTAACATGTCGATCGGCCAAGGGTTTCTCTTAACCAGTCCTCTTCAGGTTGCGGTCATGTTTTCAGTACCGGCGAATGGTGGCTATCGAGTCAAGCCACACCTACTGAAGGATAATGAAGAAGCCAAATCATGGCGAGAGTCCCTTAATCTACAGCCGTCAACGATTAAAGTCCTACGTGAAGGTTTGCGAGCGGTGATAACCCAAGGTACGGGAACTGCTCTCAATGTAGAGACGCTACCTCCAACCGCTGGTAAAAGTGGTACGGCAGAAGATCCACCACGAGAATCTCATGCTTGGTTCGGAGCCTATGCACCTCTAGATAAGCCAGAAATTGTAGTTGTTGCCTTCGCAGAAAACTCTGGCGGTGGGGGTGGTTCAGTGGCTGCACCCATGGTGCGGCAAGTTTTAGAAGCCTACTTTAAGGCTAACCCTATCAAATAAGGGGGTTGCAGTGAGAATCGATCGTCAAGACATGGTAGGATTAGTACCCATGCATTATCTATCCTAGGCATGAGCCGCATCCTCTTTGACCAACTGGCCAAGCAGTACCTAGAAGACTTTTTGGAACCCCTAGGCACCGTTCAACGCAACCTAGAAGTTCCCGGCGAACCCAAATTCGTAGACCTGTGGTTTACCCCCAACCCTGACCAACCCGCCCCAATCGACCTGGGACTGCTCAGCCGCATAGCCACTACCCCTTGCCTGCTAGAACCCTTCCGCAACGCCCCTA encodes the following:
- the mrdA gene encoding penicillin-binding protein 2, which translates into the protein MALVQYNSTKQVAPRTVGKYYQSVIIMLVITLLLLGVIGGRLVHLQLIQGDRNRQLAENNRIRLIPKQPERGRLLDRKGRALAGSRISYSVFVWPLAQKEAEWPTTVKRLARILKVSETSIQERIEQAGYTSPFLVRVARGISPAQITALAEYNYELKGVEVDAEAVRYYPYGDLASHVLGYTGELTDTELEARKKDGYRIGDVVGQMGVEAAFESQLRGEWGGQQVEVDGTGAVIRILGQKSARAGNDVTLTLDLDVQRAAEAALGDQKGAIVAMNPQNGAVLAMVSRPAFDPNIFSGRITNAQWQEIQNESRLLNRALQGFPPASTFKIVTTTAAIESGKYSPDTVLQTFPYIVAGGIQFWDWNRAGFGPLDFVGAMAWSSDTFFYQTAMGMGEKPLIQWTKRYGFGQKTGIELANEEYRGLVPDHEWKRRELNEGWFQGDTINMSIGQGFLLTSPLQVAVMFSVPANGGYRVKPHLLKDNEEAKSWRESLNLQPSTIKVLREGLRAVITQGTGTALNVETLPPTAGKSGTAEDPPRESHAWFGAYAPLDKPEIVVVAFAENSGGGGGSVAAPMVRQVLEAYFKANPIK